The window AACAGGTCGACCACGCACGTGCCGAACAGGTAGACCCGCGACGGTTTCTCGCTGGGGTATTGCCGAGGTTCGGGCAGAGGCGGTGCAACGCGGGTCGCGTTCGGCACAGCGTTGTAATAAAGCTCGCTCATCAGGCGTGTCTCCGGGTGGTCCCGGTTATCCGTCCGCTGAGGCTGCTGAATATAAAGAGCGTTGCTTTCAGCAGCCTTACAGACCGGGTGTGAATTGCTGACGCCGGAATCACGAGCCGGCGTCGGTTTTTTCCATGTCGCTTGTAGGCTTCTTATTGGTTTAGTGCACCAGCATGCCGGTGAACCAGTAGGCCTGAGCCAGGGTGATCAGACCGACAATCGTTGCAAAGAATAGGCTGTGCTTGAGGGTGAAGCGGAACAGATCCGATTCCTTGCCCACCAGACCGGTCGCGGCGCAGGCCACGGCGATCGATTGTGGCGAGATCATCTTGCCGGTCACGCCGCCGCTGGTGTTCGCCGCGACCAGCAGCGTGTCGTTGACGCCGATCTGGTGCGCGGTGGTCGCTTGCAAAGAACTGAACAGCGCGTTCGACGAAGTATCGGAACCGGTGAGGAACACGCCCAGCCAGCCGAGAAACGGCGAGAAGAACGGAAACGCTGCACCAGTACCCGCCAACACCAATGCCATGGTCGAAGACATGCCGGAGTAGTTGGTGACAAAAGCGAACGCCAGCACCATGCCGATCGACAGGATTGGCCAGCGCAGTTCGTAGAAGGTCTCTTTCAAAGTGGTAATACCAATTTTGAAATTGATCTTCAGCACCAGCATCGAAATAAGTGCCGAGAAGAAAATCGCTGTGCCGGTCGCGGAAATCGGGTCGAGTTTGAATACGGCCGGGATCGCAGTTGGCGCAGCCACGATCGGCGCAGTCTTGATCACCAGTTGATCAAGGTGCGGGATCGCGAAGTTGAACACCCACGCATACATCGAGCCGCCAGCGGCGAACATCGCTTTGAAAGGCTTCAACGTCCAGATCGTCACCAGCACGGTGAGAATCAGGAACGGCGACCATGCTTTGAAAATTTCCCCGAGGTTGTAAGGCGAAGCCACGGTGGTGCGCTTCTGGCCGAAACCGCCGACGCTGGCGGTAATCGCAGCGCTGGATGTAGCGCCGGCGATTTGCGCGCCTGCGGTGCGTTTCGGCTGCCAGATCTTCAGGAACAATGTCAGCGAAATCAGGCTGGCCAGCGCCGAGGTGATGTCCGGCAGTTCCGGGCCGATGAAGTTCGACGTGAAGTAC of the Pseudomonas sp. Seg1 genome contains:
- a CDS encoding lactate permease LctP family transporter; amino-acid sequence: MQTWQQLYSPLGSLGVSALAAVIPIVFFFLALAVFRLKGHVAGSITLALSIAVAIFAFQMPVDMAFAAAGYGFAYGLWPIAWIIVAAVFLYKLTVKSGQFEVIRSSVLSITDDQRLQVLLIGFCFGAFLEGAAGFGAPVAITAALLVGLGFNPLYAAGLCLIANTAPVAFGALGIPIIVAGQVTGIDAFKIGAMTGRQLPLLSLFVPFWLIFMMDGLRGVRETWPAAMVAGLSFAVTQYFTSNFIGPELPDITSALASLISLTLFLKIWQPKRTAGAQIAGATSSAAITASVGGFGQKRTTVASPYNLGEIFKAWSPFLILTVLVTIWTLKPFKAMFAAGGSMYAWVFNFAIPHLDQLVIKTAPIVAAPTAIPAVFKLDPISATGTAIFFSALISMLVLKINFKIGITTLKETFYELRWPILSIGMVLAFAFVTNYSGMSSTMALVLAGTGAAFPFFSPFLGWLGVFLTGSDTSSNALFSSLQATTAHQIGVNDTLLVAANTSGGVTGKMISPQSIAVACAATGLVGKESDLFRFTLKHSLFFATIVGLITLAQAYWFTGMLVH